The genomic stretch agagatcttaacctgcgtccatctcggagagcagcagcatggagactcaccacgcgactccctgaagcgtctcccccactctacttccttgttcccacaattctgttctgtctattccacctacctaattttctcttaaagggccaaggcagttttctttattaataatgaaagtaacacataaacactcctccatcactaattaacacatttaaaaaatggggctctgaactgaacagagaattctcaacagaagaagttcaaatggccaaaagacacttaaggtcatgctcaacctccttagctatcagggaaatggaaatcaaaacaactttgagatatcatcttacacctgtcagattggctaaaatcaaaaacaccaatggtagcctttgctggagaggttgtggggttaggggtacactcatccattgctggtgggaatgcacacttgtgcaaccactttggaaaatagtgtggtggtttctcaggaaattcgggatcatccttccccaggacccagcaattccactcttgggaatttacccaagagatgcccaatcatgctataaaagcatttgttcaactatgttcatagcagcattatttgtaatagccagaacctgaaaacaacctagatgccattcagtggatgaatggataaagaaactgtggaatatattcTTATTAGAGTAccactcagtgataaaaaaaaaaaaaaatgacatcttgaattttgcaggcaaattgatggaaatagaaaacactattctaagtgaggtaacccagacccaaaatgatgaacatgggatgtactcactcataatcgatttctagccataattcaaggacatcgagcctataattcgtgatccttgagaagacaataagaagatgaatgcaaataaaaacatacagttatcctcctggatgttggaagtagataagattgccgggcataaattgggaacttgggggtggggtgggataggggcaaggggagatggggagagaaaagcatgaaggggaggatagggagagcttgggggaaaagGATGCttgtgatataggaagggtggacatgggagcagggaagcatatatcttaattaagggagccatctgagggttgtcatgagacttgactctagaggggttcccaggtgtccagcgagatgcctccagctagttccttgggcagctgaggagagggagcagaaaaaggccagatcctttaaccatattcatgaatatcttgcatatcaccaaagaacctttacctggtgatggatggagatagaaacagagccccacattggagcaccggactgagctcccaaggtcctgatgaggagcagaaggagagagaacatgagaaagaaagtcagaaccgtgagggatgcattcattcattgagacggtgggacagatctaacgggagatcaccaagtccagttggaatgggactgatggaacatctgaccaaactggactctctgaaagtggctgatggtggaggctgatcaagaagccaaggacaatggcaatgggcttggtctctacgacaaagatgggctctgtgtgagccttgtcagtttggttgctcaccttcctggaccaggaggGAGTTGGGACGACCTTGGACTCAATaaagtgtagggaaccctgatggctctttggcctggagagggagggagtgggggtatgggccgaggggaggggtgggaaggggggaggggaggagatggaaatttttaatcaCAAAATAATCAATTAGGCTTTATTCAAGAGATTCATGGGTGACTCGGCATTCAAAAATCAGTAATGTAttctactttataaaaatatactgagccgggcggtggtggcgcacgcctttaatcccagcactcgggaggcagaggcgggaggatctctgtgagttcgagaccagcctggtctacaagagctagttccaggacagcctccaaagccacagagaaaccctgtctcgaaaaaccaatatatatatatatatatatatatatactgaaagaaaacaaaatatggtgatcatctcattggatgcaGAAAATTCCTTTGACACAATCCAATATACCATCATGATCAAAATCCTAGAGAGATTAGGGTGAAAAGGGGCACACTGAAACACTATAAAGGCAATGTACAGAAAGCCTATAGGTAGCATTAAATcaaatggacagaaactcaaaacatttctcctgaattcaggaacaagaaaaaTGTGTCCAGTGTCTCTATAGttattcagtatagtacttgaagaTCTAGCAAGAGCAATAGGACAACTTGAGGAGATCGGGGGATATACTGGAAAGAGTTCAAATCACCATTATTTgaagatgacatgatagtatataCATAAGTATCTTTATAATACACACCAGAGAACTCACACAGCAAAAATAGTTCCATCAAAGTAGCTGCGTACAAAATTAACCTCAAAAAAGATAGCTCTCCTATATTGAAAAGAGAAATAcactaagaaagaaatgaagcacCACCATTTACAATTGCCTCAATTAATAAAAAGTATCTTGACACAACTCTAACCAGCAAAGTGAAAGACTGATATCATTAAAAactttgtgtctttaaaaaaatgaagaaagtgtCAGAAGACTGAAAAATCTCCAGGGTCATTGATCCACAGAATTAACTTAGTAGAAATGACCATTGTACAAAAAGTAACCTACAAGTTTAACCCAGTCCCTATCAATATTCCAAAAACAATTCTTTAGAGGCTTTTAAAATGGTAGTTCTCAAActcatatggaaaacaaacaaataaacagaatagaTAAAATGATATAGAACAGATCGCAGCAGCTGCGCGGGGGTATGGAACGGGTTCGCATGGCTGCTGCACCCTGCGCTGCCCAGCACCTTGTGCTCCATCCTTGGCACTCGCCCACCGCTCGTGAAGTAACAGTgtggtttccaaaaaaaaaaaaaaaaagacttacagCAAAACGAATAATCCAGCTTAATCCAGCTATCCAGAGAATAGAAGACCAAATTGTCAAGTCTCCTGAAGACAAGCGAGAATACTGCGGACTGGAGCTGGCCAATGGTATCAAAGTGCTTCTCATCAGCGATCCCACCATGGACAAGTCGTCAGCGGCCCTCGATGTGCACATAGGTTCATTGTCAGACCCTCCAAATATTGCTGGCTTACGTCATTTTTGTGAACATATGTTGTTTTTGGGAACAAAGAAATATCCTAAAGAAAATTAATACAGCCAGTTTCTCAGTGAACATGCTGGAAGTTCAAACGCCTTTACTAGTGGGGAGCACACCAACTACTATTTCGATGTTTCCCATGAACACTTAGAAGGAGCCCTGGACAGGTTTGCCCACTTTTTCCTGTGTCCCTTGTTTGATGCAAGCTGTAAAGACAGAGAGGTCAATCCAGTCGACTCTGAACATGAGAAGAACGTGATGAACGACGCCTGGAGACTCTTCCAGTTGGAAAAAGCTACTGGGAATCCCAAACACCCCTTCGGCAAATTCGGGACAGGAAACAAATATACTCTAGAGACTCGACCCAACCAGGAAGGCATCGAAGTAAGACAAGAACTCCTAAAGTTCCATTCTACGTATTATTATTCGTCCAATCTGATGGCTATTTGTGTTTTAGGTCGAGAATCTTTAGATGACCTGACTGACCTGATGGTGAAGTTATTTTCTGAAGTGGAGAACAAAAATGTCCCTTTGCCTGAATTTCCCGAGCTTCCTTTCCAAGAAGAACATCTTAGACAACTTTATAAAATAGAACCTATTAAGGATATTAGGAATCTTTATGTGACATTTCCCATCCCAGACCTTCAGCAGTACTACAGATCTAATCCTGGTCATTACCTTGGTCATCTAATTGGGCATGAAGGTCCTGGAAGCTTGTTGTCAGAACTAAAGTCAAAGGGCTGGGTAAATACCCTGGTTGGTGGACAAAAGGAAGGCACCCatggttttatgtttttcatcATCAATGTAGACTTAACTGAAAAAGGGTTGTTACATGTTGAAGATATAATTTTGCACACGTTTCAATACATTCAGAAGCTACATGCAGAAGGACCTCAAGAATGGGTTTTCCAAGAGTGCAAGGACTTGAATGCTGTTGCTTTTAGGTTTAAAGATAAAGAGAGACCTCGAGGCTATACTTCCAAGATTGCAGTAAAATTGCATTATTATCCCCTAAATGGAGTGCTCACAGCTGAATATCTGCTGGAAGAATTTAGACCCGACTTGATAGACAAGGTTCTTGATAAGCTCAGACCAGAAAATGTCCGGGTGGCAATAATTTCCAAATCATTTGAATGAAAAACTGACCACACAGAGCAGTGGTATGGAACCCAGTACAAGCAAGAAGCCATCCCAGAAGAAGTCATTCAGAAGCGGGAAAATGCTGAACTGAATGGGAAATTTAAACTTCCAACAAAGAATGAGTTTATCCCTACAAATTTTGAGATTTTGTCATTGGAGAAAGATGCGACACTGTACCCTGCTCTTATTAAGGATACAGCCATGAGTAAGCTGTGGTTCAAGCAAGATGCTAATTTTTTCTTGCTGAAAGCTTGTCTCAACTTTGAGTTTTTCAGCCCTTTTGCTTATGTGGCCCCCTTGCACTGTAACATGGCCTATTTGTACCTTGAGCTCCTCAAAGACTCCCTCAACAAGTATGCATATGTAGC from Arvicola amphibius chromosome 12, mArvAmp1.2, whole genome shotgun sequence encodes the following:
- the LOC119802916 gene encoding LOW QUALITY PROTEIN: insulin-degrading enzyme-like (The sequence of the model RefSeq protein was modified relative to this genomic sequence to represent the inferred CDS: deleted 2 bases in 1 codon; substituted 3 bases at 3 genomic stop codons), with amino-acid sequence MGGQAPGQSGFISGSNPEMNVSEGLKLSRMGETHQSKPVLCGEIIFRHMEHVVVVEKIPGSRSQTRERGCGWKSPKSRGTNTEYCIKILRVAACRVESFEITRTDRSSCAGVWNGFAWLLHPALPSTLCSILGTRPPLVKXQCGFQKKKKKDLQKRIIQLNPAIQRIEDQIVKSPEDKREYCGLELANGIKVLLISDPTMDKSSAALDVHIGSLSDPPNIAGLRHFCEHMLFLGTKKYPKENXYSQFLSEHAGSSNAFTSGEHTNYYFDVSHEHLEGALDRFAHFFLCPLFDASCKDREVNPVDSEHEKNVMNDAWRLFQLEKATGNPKHPFGKFGTGNKYTLETRPNQEGIEVRQELLKFHSTYYYSSNLMAICVLGRESLDDLTDLMVKLFSEVENKNVPLPEFPELPFQEEHLRQLYKIEPIKDIRNLYVTFPIPDLQQYYRSNPGHYLGHLIGHEGPGSLLSELKSKGWVNTLVGGQKEGTHGFMFFIINVDLTEKGLLHVEDIILHTFQYIQKLHAEGPQEWVFQECKDLNAVAFRFKDKERPRGYTSKIAVKLHYYPLNGVLTAEYLLEEFRPDLIDKVLDKLRPENVRVAIISKSFEXKTDHTEQWYGTQYKQEAIPEEVIQKRENAELNGKFKLPTKNEFIPTNFEILSLEKDATLYPALIKDTAMSKLWFKQDANFFLLKACLNFEFFSPFAYVAPLHCNMAYLYLELLKDSLNKYAYVAELAGLSYDLQNTIYGIYLSVKGYNDKQPILLKKITEKMATFEIDKKRFEIIKEAYLRSLNNFRAEQPHQHAMYYLRLLMTEVAWTKDELKEALDDVTLPRLKAFIPQLLSQLHIEALLHGNITKQAALGIMQMVEDALIEQAHTKPLLPSQLVQYREVQLSDRGWFVYQQRNEVHNNCGIEIYYQTDMQSTSENMFLELFCQIISESCFNTLRTKEQLGYIVFSGPSRANGIQGLRFIIQSEKPPHYLESRVQAFLLTMEKVIEDMTEEAFQKHIQALAIRRLDKPKKLSAECAKYWGEIISQQYNYYRDNIEVAYLKTLTKDDIIKFYKEMLAVDAPRRHKVSVHVLARGMDSCPVVGEFPSQNDVNSSEAPVLPQPEVVHNKTEFKRGLPLFPLVKPHINFMAAKL